Proteins encoded in a region of the Perca fluviatilis chromosome 6, GENO_Pfluv_1.0, whole genome shotgun sequence genome:
- the LOC120560063 gene encoding spermatogenesis- and oogenesis-specific basic helix-loop-helix-containing protein 1-like isoform X3, with product MTDRPSAETSPGPGFGSGPGSVRGQTLSTIDSAALQAAAAPAEEEEDESLRMKSSSCVLLERHRRKRITQSCSTLRQLLPTIHGGRVDMVTVLETTVAFLETVQDVVAAQDQHIQLLLRSSPAPPHLLPRSSPAPPQLQPLDFKSSHPFVMQPR from the exons ATGACTGACCGACCGTCTGCAGAGACCAGTCCCGGCCCTGGTTTTGGTTCTGGTCCTGGTTCTGTTAGGGGTCAGACTTTGTCCACCATTGACTCTGCCGCTCTGCAGGCGGCTGCTGCCCctgcagaggaagaggaggatgaaagTCTGAGGATGAAGAGCAGCAGTTGTGTTTTACTGGAGAGACACCGCAG GAAACGCATCACTCAGAGCTGCAGCACGCTGCGGCAGCTGCTACCCACAATCCACGGCGGCCGAGTCGACATGGTGACCGTGCTGGAGACTACGGTGGCTTTCCTGGAGACAGTCCAGGATGTAGTGGCAGCCCAAGACCAACACATACAG CTCCTCCTCCGCTCCTCCCCAGCTCCTCCCCATCTCCTCCCCCGCTCCTCCCCAgctcctccccagctccaaCCTCTCGACTTCAAATCGTCACAT